The sequence taggccaaactttgtctagaggtttgtctccctccagttcctttctttcctgccatggttgtggagctgagccagttgagccagccacaatatgaaggagccatgcttgtgtaCACCTCAATTaatctgcaggagcagccagttttgttatggaagtctcaggtctgcccacaggaggctgtcttttgctcctgggccggTATAAGAGTCTCTCTGAAAGAGACAGTAATTTACCAgtgagtttttaggttttaagtttgggttttttcACTGGGAACTTATCTCCCCatcaaattatgataaagtatgatttaaggaGGTGGATACTTAGGTTAATTGGTTGCCATTTGTTGTATgtgtcaattaatatttacttttgatatatcttttagtaaagctgctgttcaTCCTAAACAACTGTATAATCAAATCGCCACACAGAgactataatttatttaattaacctagaacacaatgctgggcaatagttactccatcctaaaccttcaaaccctcatactttcctaacatttagatttcccacattatacttgcttttaatgatatGTTAGGTCCAATTGGTCTCACCAGGAGTCTCCCTTTTTTGATATGGGCCATTTGTTGTAGGTGTCGATTAAcaattactattgatatatcttttactAAAGCTGCTttattcctaaacagctatataaccaaatcaccacacagagactatgatttatgtAATTAACCTAAAACACAGTACTGAGCATTAGCTACTCCATCctgaacctccaagcccacatagtttcctcacatttagatttcccacattatacttgcttttagtgatatattaggtccaatGCATCTCTCCAAGTCATTCCGAGaactctctccccctctcccatctctcgcctttcctttgtgtcctgtggctcctccctctcttcatgtttcctttccattgtacaacattgtggctggttgctttattttggcatgtatACTCAAAGTTGAGACagttgatgcttagaataagcatcacaatacaatgtccagattgataccagagagtgggagagagaaatcatcatttgaatgaacaagggtaaagtgtatacattccaaaagaacattatagcaaCAGTCAGTTTAAAATGTTTGAGCTGGATGCTGGAAATCTTGTTGAATGCATAATGAAACCTGGCACATATCACAGTAGTGTTTAAAATGCTCATCAGTGAGAAGCTGACAAAGGGAGAGCTCACTTTGCTCCTCTGAAAGGTTGTCTGAGAAGGGAGAGCATTGGTGAAGCATAGGCCCACTTTTGCCTTGTTGTCTAGTACCTATTGTCAGTGAAAGTGAATGAAGATAAGGGGAACACTTCTAGAAATACAGTCACTTAAAGCCCAGGCCCTATTGAAAAAACTAGATATGTAGACACAGTCACTATGCCTGGGGTATTTTCAACACAAAAGGACAAAAATgagtatgagtttcagcatctccCTCACATCTTTATGTGTGTGGAAGAAATCTGTTTTGCCTGAgggtatatgtatgtacatgtccCAGTGTGTGACTGCATACTTGTGGAAACCAGAGGCCAAATTAAAGCATTTTTCCTCAGGAGCTATGCATCTTGTGTTTGAGATGAGGGGTCTCTTCATGGCTTGGATCTGGCCCGTAGGCTAGATTTGCAGGTTGCTGATCTCCAATAATCCTTCTGACTCTGCCCCAGCATTGATAATACAAGTGCAATCCACCACACTTAGCTTTACCTTTGCTTTTTAAACATGGATTCTAGGTTTAAAAGTCAGGACCTTAGGATTGCAAGGCAAGCTCATTATGGAATGAGCTACCATCGTAGCCCATCAGCATGTCTTTATTTCAAACCAGAGATAAAATTGCTCCTCTTATATTGTAGGGCCTGGTGAAAAGGAGGGTAATGGTGCTGTGCTTGGGGGGCTAGAAAATGAATCTCAAGGAGGGTTGAAGACACCCTTGAGTCTTAGAGCATTACAGGATCCTCAGTTATTTCAGTACACTGAACTCTCTGAAACTCTTATCCCAGCCCCTAGGCATTTTCATGGGGTGAGGAGAATACAGCAGTTCTAGGTGTGAGTAAAACTGAGAGTGCCCAGATACCTCTGTAAGTCATAGTGACTGGAAGCTGTTGAGAAGTTGATTGTACGCTCACAGCCATGTTCCCCTCAAAATGTGGGAAAGAAATATTACAGAAAGTCAGAATACTTGCAGTCTGCAAAAGTGCTTATAGAGTATTATTTTCCTGACCCAGGTCACAAGAACACATGCTCTGTTTGCaaacttctgttttctgttttttgttccACAGCCATCATGCCCAGAGGAAAGAAGAGTAAGGCCCGTGCTCGTGAGAAACGTCGCCAGACCCAAGATGAGCCCCAGAAGCCAAATGATGCTCAGGCAAAGGCAGTAGAGAAAGGAGAGTCTTCAGGAGATGCTGGGCCAAGCACTTCTGTTGCTTGCTTCCCACAGGGCAAAGAACCCACTGCCACTGCCGGTACAGGCTTGGGTCAAGAAATGTCTGTTAAAGGTACAAAGGGGCAAGAAGAGGAAAACGGTAGTCCTTCTAGGGCCCCACTCTCCACTGGAGCCAAACAGATGGATCTTTTATCAAGGAAGACAGGAATGCTGGTGGAGTACATGCTCTGCAAGTACAAAATTAAACAGCCTGCAAAAAGGGGAGAAATGCTGAAAGTTATCAACAAAAGGTTCAAGGAGCACTTTCCTGAGATGCTTAAGAAAGCTGCCTATCGATTGGATATGGTTTATGGCATTGAGATGAAAGAAGACCGGCCCCATGGTCAATCCTATGTGCTTGTCAGCAAGCTAGATTTCCGAGATGATGGAAGTGGGAGCAATACACTGGGTGTTCCCAACAGGGGCATTCTGATTCCTCTCCTAAGCGTGATCTACATAAATGGCTACTGTGCCCCAGAGGAGGAGGTCTGGCGCTTCCTGAATATGTTAGGAATCAATGATGGAGTCCCACACCTCATCTTTGGGGATGTCAGGAAGCTTATCACTGAAGACCTAGTGGAGGAAAAGTACCTAGAATACCGTCAGGTTCCTGGCACCGATCCTGTATGCTATCAGTTCCTTTGGGGTCCAAGAGCCTATTGTGAATGCAGCAAGAAGAGAGTGACAGACTTCTTAGATAAGATCAGTAAAACCGTACCCAGTGTTCACTCATCTTATGAGCAGGCCTTGattgaagaggaagagaaagccaaAGCTGAAGCTGCAGTTAAGCCTGGCAGTAAGGGCAAAGCCAAGGGACGTTCTAAGTCCAAGTTCAGCAATGCTACTCACTAGGGAGATAAAATGTAGCCTCCAATATTGGACTGAAAAGGTCTGTTCATCTTTTTGCCAATAAGTTGTTGATAAAGTTTTGGGGTGTTTTGGCAAAACATTTACTTGGGATTAGAATGCATATTGGCAAATTTTGTAGACTGTGCCTTTATTTCTGTTCATCAAGCTGACTGTTCAGATTTTGTACTTACTTGAACTACAACCTGGAACATGGCATCTGTAGAGGAAAATTCTTTGTGGTAGATAAATATTTGAGAATGTACAAGATTAAAACTTGggttatttgttgatttttttttttactcaagttgctttttttcaaacttacaaatgtatatttgcatttgtttttgaTATTAAAGAGTGCATGAGAATTTCAATCACAGTGAATCAGATCTCCTTTTTCAAGGCTTGTTCTCTACCTAAACATTACATATTTAGTCTTGGGAAGTCTTCAGAAGACATTTATGAAAACTATGTCCCTCATCTACTGATGCAGTTGTAGATTCTAGAAGCTCTCATTatgcatgaatataaaaaaaagatcttcttcCCACTGAATTAAGAAACAGGTTTTTGTGGCATTGGACAGAAAACATTCTAAACAacttttgaaagaaatatttctcatagtttcttttattgtatttcCAATGCTGTATACTCAGTGGCATCTAATTtcaaatgtagaaaaataatCTCAGGTGGATAAGTATCAATGAATCAAATCAAAATGTTTACACTAATGATTCTCATGTTTTATGCAGGTCATACAAGGAACCTAAATGCACAAATGCTGTCCATTCAGTACTGTTTTATTAGTTCTAAAAGAAGCCTCTCAAATTCATTTCTTGATGTTGtgtcacatttttctttcctgtggaGAATCAATATGTCTTTTCACCCCAGATAGGGAGCCTACAACATACCAAAATACAGATAATACCCACATCTAACTTGTGGAACCCTGTGTTTTATTTGTGTTACTAAACAGGAATATGGGTGACAGTTACAtacaggaacagaaatgactcaaagatagCTTTATCACCAAAGGCTCCCCTCCCCATGGGTGACTGGTCAGAATAGCTGGGAACCTATACTATACTGCACAGGCTGCAGACAGATCAACAGGTCAGAGAGTATCCTTTCTGGGTGCTTCACTTGCTTTAAACCACCTCTAAGCAGCTCGtctgctttctgcttcttccaggcaccTGTTCTGGTCTCAGAGTCATCTTATCACCTTTTTTCCTCTGAGAGTCTTTGCAGCATAGTTTGTCTGAGTCTTGGCAATTTGCCTTGTCTGGGTGTCATATTTgaagttctgttttattttattttattttttttaaattgaaggtGTCTACTTATTTACtactatttacttttttttttttttcaatgcagtttattcagaaaccttgaacaatcctcggaccctggggaaagccagcccacagcttaaatagcctctgggtagccaacccaggcgtgccacgtgggcaatgcagataggtccacatacatggaagcaagccagatcctcagccttagccaaatgtggaattgttcgtgacagagagcactctgttttattttgtcttgagactctcagcttttattgttTAAACTGAAAGGGAAGGttctagtgaatctggtcagtttctgGGACTTCTTCAAACTTTACTGTTTGCCCTTTTAAGTAGTTTCCTGAAGCCATTTTCAGTTGTTTGCCTATTTGCTTAAGGAGCCTCCTGTAAGATGGAATGTTTAAGTCTTCCAATCCTCAAGGTAAATTGTTACACAATACAGTGGATAATGAGAGGCTtaaagtgtcttttttttctttttcttcatttttttctttattaattacatttcattcactttgtatctccccgtggttccctccctcctcccgtcccaatccctcccttcctccaccctctgcatgcatgcccctctccaagtccactgataggacaggacttattttccttccttctgatcctagtcaattaggtctcaacaggagtggctgcattgtcttcttctgtggcctggtaatggtgctccccttcagggggaggtaattaaagagcaggccaatcagttcatgtcagagacagtccctattattacaatggaacccacttggatactgaactgccatgggctacatctatgcacgggtcttaggttatctccatacatagtccttggttggaatagcagtctcaggaaagacccctgtgttcagattttttggttctgttgctatccttgtggagttcctgtcctctccagatcttactgtttcctacttctttcataagattccctgcactctgcctaaaggttgcccataagtctcagcatctgcattgatagtctgcagggcagagcctttcagaagtcttctgtgtcaggctcctgacatgtttcctcttttctccttcttctgatgtccagcctctttgcctttctggataggaattgagcattttagcaagagtcctccctcttaattagtttctttaggtgtacagattttagtaggtttatcctatattatatgtctatatgagtgagtatacactgtgtgcatctttctgcttctgggctagctcactcaggatgatcttttccagatcccaccatttatctgcaaatttcatgatttccttgattttattgctgattttatttccttgattttattccattgtgtagatataccacaatttgtgcatccattcctccactgaggggaatctgggctgttcc is a genomic window of Meriones unguiculatus strain TT.TT164.6M chromosome X unlocalized genomic scaffold, Bangor_MerUng_6.1 ChrX_unordered_Scaffold_30, whole genome shotgun sequence containing:
- the LOC132651459 gene encoding melanoma-associated antigen B4-like, with the translated sequence MPRGKKSKARAREKRRQTQDEPQKPNDAQAKAVEKGESSGDAGPSTSVACFPQGKEPTATAGTGLGQEMSVKGTKGQEEENGSPSRAPLSTGAKQMDLLSRKTGMLVEYMLCKYKIKQPAKRGEMLKVINKRFKEHFPEMLKKAAYRLDMVYGIEMKEDRPHGQSYVLVSKLDFRDDGSGSNTLGVPNRGILIPLLSVIYINGYCAPEEEVWRFLNMLGINDGVPHLIFGDVRKLITEDLVEEKYLEYRQVPGTDPVCYQFLWGPRAYCECSKKRVTDFLDKISKTVPSVHSSYEQALIEEEEKAKAEAAVKPGSKGKAKGRSKSKFSNATH